A part of Candidatus Diapherotrites archaeon genomic DNA contains:
- the tes gene encoding tetraether lipid synthase Tes: MRPKSHKSAVTSTYASGLPLKTRSLCPDCKRVLDAEVYERDGAVFIKKDCPEHGSFDEVYYEDAEYYNFARKFATGSRSIENPNVGKAIENNGSNCPNDCGLCKNHHTHTGLANIAVTNRCDLSCWYCFFFAKEGSAIYEPSIKQIVNMVKNLRNERPVGTNACQVTGGEPTLRKDIVEIVSAIKKEGYDHIQLNTHGINFAFNPELAKKLSGAGATTVYLSFDGTTPETNPKNHYEIPLILDACRKGGLSIVLVPTLIRSVNDHNLGPIINFALNNLDIVRGVNFQPVSLVGRMPKTLRDKQRITIPGAIKKIEEQTNGMISMKDFFPVPCITPVSDFIEALTNQPQYKLSIHFACGAATYLFLDGDRVVPITRFVDVEGFFEFLKEKTGEIEQGKNKALVTAKVLMKLGSFIDKKKQPKDLNLTKLLFNALVKHDYDALGAIHNKTLFIGLMHFMDPYLYDQQRVERCDIHYAMPDGRIIPFCSFNVIPEIYRDKVQAQYSVPAEEWQKKNPKESISYKYARDIEKLTQDERYGKTYSEAKNFFEKEKVLAYEKGMARRFKLW; this comes from the coding sequence ATGAGGCCTAAAAGCCATAAGTCTGCTGTTACTTCAACTTATGCTTCAGGGCTGCCTCTGAAGACAAGGTCTCTGTGCCCTGACTGCAAAAGAGTATTAGACGCAGAAGTCTATGAAAGGGACGGGGCAGTATTCATAAAGAAGGATTGCCCTGAACACGGAAGCTTTGATGAAGTTTATTACGAGGACGCTGAATACTATAATTTCGCCAGAAAGTTTGCAACAGGAAGCAGAAGCATAGAGAACCCAAATGTCGGGAAAGCAATAGAAAACAATGGAAGCAACTGCCCTAACGACTGCGGCCTATGCAAGAACCATCATACTCACACAGGACTGGCCAATATTGCTGTAACCAACAGGTGCGATTTAAGCTGCTGGTACTGCTTTTTCTTTGCAAAAGAAGGCAGCGCAATCTACGAGCCTTCAATAAAACAGATAGTGAACATGGTGAAGAACTTAAGGAATGAAAGGCCTGTGGGCACAAATGCATGCCAGGTAACTGGCGGAGAACCCACATTAAGAAAAGACATAGTGGAAATTGTCAGTGCAATAAAAAAAGAAGGCTATGATCACATTCAATTAAATACTCATGGAATAAATTTTGCTTTCAACCCTGAATTAGCAAAGAAATTGAGCGGGGCGGGAGCCACAACAGTCTATCTTTCCTTTGATGGCACAACACCTGAAACAAACCCGAAAAACCATTACGAAATTCCGTTAATTCTGGATGCATGCAGGAAAGGAGGATTAAGCATAGTATTAGTGCCTACCCTCATAAGGAGCGTTAACGACCATAATTTGGGCCCAATAATCAATTTTGCATTGAATAATTTGGATATTGTGCGAGGCGTTAACTTCCAGCCTGTTTCATTGGTTGGAAGAATGCCTAAAACTTTGAGGGACAAGCAGAGGATTACAATTCCGGGGGCAATAAAAAAAATTGAAGAGCAGACCAACGGCATGATTTCAATGAAAGATTTCTTCCCTGTACCATGCATTACCCCGGTATCAGATTTCATTGAAGCATTAACCAACCAGCCTCAATACAAATTAAGCATTCATTTCGCTTGCGGTGCAGCAACCTATCTTTTCTTGGATGGAGACAGGGTAGTTCCAATAACAAGGTTTGTTGATGTGGAGGGCTTCTTTGAGTTCCTCAAAGAAAAGACCGGAGAAATAGAGCAAGGGAAAAACAAGGCTTTAGTTACAGCAAAGGTTTTAATGAAGTTAGGCAGTTTTATTGACAAGAAGAAACAGCCAAAGGACTTGAACCTCACAAAACTTTTATTCAATGCATTGGTGAAGCACGATTACGATGCATTGGGCGCAATACACAACAAGACTTTATTCATTGGATTAATGCATTTCATGGACCCTTATCTTTACGACCAGCAGAGGGTGGAAAGGTGCGACATACATTACGCAATGCCTGACGGAAGAATAATTCCATTCTGCTCTTTTAATGTCATACCTGAAATTTACAGGGACAAAGTGCAGGCGCAGTACAGTGTTCCGGCAGAGGAATGGCAGAAAAAGAACCCAAAAGAAAGCATCAGCTACAAGTATGCAAGGGACATAGAAAAATTGACTCAGGACGAAAGATACGGAAAGACTTATTCTGAAGCAAAGAATTTTTTTGAGAAAGAAAAG
- the uppS gene encoding polyprenyl diphosphate synthase: MTERRYHIGMIPDGNRRWAALHEMHPSLGHAKGAEKMELFLKWALKKQDIGEISIYGLSEENFKRTKEELNWLYGIYYKRLNQLLEEDIIHQEKVRVNFVSTKEDKVPTKITDVFNEIKSETKFYGNKILNILIGYTGQSEILRAVSSPMNRVKNLFFGLNEKDLEKHLAIQHSCDFVIRTGEEEKAREAKSGFLLWQAAYAEYYHINKFFPDLEINDLEEAWSYFKNTRRRKGT, translated from the coding sequence ATGACAGAAAGAAGATACCATATAGGAATGATCCCTGACGGAAACAGGCGCTGGGCCGCACTCCACGAAATGCACCCCAGCTTAGGCCACGCAAAAGGCGCAGAGAAAATGGAATTATTCCTGAAATGGGCCTTAAAGAAGCAAGATATAGGAGAAATAAGCATTTACGGATTAAGCGAAGAAAACTTCAAGAGAACAAAAGAGGAATTGAACTGGCTTTACGGAATTTACTACAAGAGATTGAATCAATTGCTTGAAGAAGACATAATACACCAAGAAAAAGTGAGAGTGAATTTTGTTTCAACAAAAGAAGACAAGGTGCCAACAAAAATAACAGATGTATTCAATGAAATAAAAAGCGAAACAAAATTTTATGGAAACAAGATTCTGAACATTCTGATTGGGTATACAGGCCAGAGCGAGATACTCAGGGCAGTAAGCAGCCCAATGAACAGGGTGAAGAACTTGTTTTTCGGCTTGAATGAAAAGGATTTAGAGAAGCATTTGGCAATACAGCACTCCTGCGATTTTGTCATAAGGACTGGAGAAGAAGAAAAAGCGCGGGAAGCAAAATCCGGCTTCCTCTTATGGCAGGCGGCCTACGCAGAATACTACCACATAAACAAATTTTTTCCAGATCTAGAAATCAATGACCTGGAAGAAGCCTGGAGCTACTTCAAAAACACCCGAAGAAGAAAAGGCACTTGA